A genomic region of Streptosporangium lutulentum contains the following coding sequences:
- a CDS encoding tyrosine-type recombinase/integrase: MAFYYRRKNGQPVPPRWQHPALTATDPVLRAAARHAQELGQAHDWNPSTTRCVLDGLVMVLTGLPAGERVPLSEVRSRPHRWVSRPRLVEVLTDLDLLHDDSVSAIRSWVDHATSHFTPGFINPVRQWLLVLLDGDARSRPRSASSIHVYFSCVRPFLDDWAARYDHLREVTRFDIGAALGPLSGSRRATTTSAMRSLFGFAKKRGLIFSNPTTGLKVRSADFSLIPMADEEIQAIEQLADDLAGRVIIALAAENAARTGAIRHLTLDDLDLANRRITLAGRRQRLGDLSHRALRRWLRHRRTTWPHTNNPHVLISDKTAHGIGPISQQFVKARMNHVGCSVDRIRKDRILHEALTAGADPLHLSLVFGISHSTATRYTAVAEHLLADELDQAPSRDLN; this comes from the coding sequence TTGGCCTTCTACTACCGGCGCAAGAACGGCCAGCCGGTCCCGCCTCGCTGGCAGCATCCGGCGTTGACCGCAACTGATCCGGTGCTGCGCGCAGCGGCACGTCACGCTCAGGAACTCGGCCAAGCCCACGACTGGAACCCCTCGACCACCAGATGCGTGCTGGATGGGCTGGTCATGGTGCTGACGGGCCTTCCCGCAGGTGAGCGCGTCCCGCTCAGCGAGGTCCGATCCCGACCGCACCGCTGGGTGTCGCGTCCTCGGCTCGTCGAAGTGCTCACCGACCTTGACCTGCTCCACGACGACTCCGTTTCGGCGATCAGATCCTGGGTCGATCACGCCACCAGCCATTTCACCCCCGGCTTCATCAATCCCGTCCGGCAGTGGCTGCTGGTTCTGCTCGATGGCGACGCCAGGTCGCGCCCTCGGTCCGCGTCCAGCATCCATGTCTACTTCAGTTGCGTTCGACCGTTCCTCGATGACTGGGCGGCGCGCTACGACCATCTGCGGGAGGTCACCCGCTTCGACATCGGCGCAGCGCTCGGACCGCTCAGCGGCTCACGACGCGCCACCACGACCAGCGCGATGCGATCGCTGTTCGGATTCGCCAAGAAGCGCGGCCTGATCTTCTCCAACCCGACGACCGGCCTGAAGGTCCGCTCCGCGGACTTCTCCCTGATCCCGATGGCCGATGAAGAAATTCAAGCCATCGAGCAGTTGGCCGACGACCTCGCCGGTCGAGTCATCATCGCCCTGGCCGCCGAGAATGCCGCCCGCACTGGAGCCATCCGGCACCTAACGCTCGATGACCTCGATTTGGCCAACCGGCGAATCACTCTCGCCGGCCGTCGCCAGCGACTCGGAGACCTCAGCCATCGAGCGCTACGCCGTTGGCTTCGCCATCGTCGCACCACCTGGCCGCACACCAACAACCCACACGTCCTCATTAGTGACAAGACCGCCCATGGCATCGGCCCGATCAGCCAACAATTCGTGAAGGCGCGGATGAACCATGTCGGGTGCAGCGTCGATCGCATACGCAAAGACCGCATCCTCCACGAAGCCCTCACCGCAGGGGCGGACCCGCTCCACCTGTCGCTGGTCTTCGGAATCTCCCACAGCACAGCCACCAGATACACCGCCGTCGCCGAGCACCTGCTCGCCGACGAACTCGATCAGGCACCCAGCCGTGATCTTAATTAG
- a CDS encoding recombinase family protein, translated as MVNTTARNLALPEGPLLEGSLGEDPLAAEPAGPSGALVGYARVSTRGQLLDRQMAALTAAGCIRIFADKKSGKNIEREELWKALDYLRPGDTLVVPSLDRLGRSLQDLISIVAGLRKRGVGFRSLHEALDTTTPGGRLVFHVFAALAEFIRELIVEGTHEGLTAARARGQRLGRPPAMTTEQIRHARDLLTRPENTVSSIARLLGVSRSTIYKYVPELTTTARPATGQSAAELEADH; from the coding sequence GTGGTGAACACCACGGCCAGGAACCTCGCGCTTCCCGAAGGTCCGCTGCTGGAGGGATCTCTCGGCGAGGACCCGCTTGCGGCCGAACCCGCGGGCCCCTCAGGGGCGCTGGTCGGCTACGCCCGCGTCTCTACCCGCGGACAGCTCCTAGACCGCCAGATGGCCGCCCTCACCGCGGCGGGTTGTATCCGCATCTTCGCCGACAAGAAGTCCGGCAAGAACATCGAGCGCGAGGAGCTGTGGAAGGCGCTGGACTACCTGCGCCCCGGCGACACCCTCGTGGTGCCCTCGCTGGATCGCCTGGGTCGCTCCCTGCAGGACCTCATCTCGATCGTGGCGGGGCTGCGCAAGCGCGGTGTCGGCTTCCGCTCCCTGCACGAGGCGCTGGACACCACCACCCCCGGCGGCCGGCTCGTCTTCCATGTCTTCGCCGCGCTCGCGGAGTTCATCCGCGAACTCATCGTGGAGGGCACGCACGAGGGCCTGACCGCCGCCCGCGCTCGCGGTCAGCGTCTGGGACGCCCGCCGGCGATGACCACCGAGCAGATCCGGCACGCCCGCGACCTGCTCACCCGGCCGGAAAACACCGTCTCCTCCATCGCCCGCCTGCTTGGCGTCAGCCGCTCGACCATCTACAAGTACGTCCCCGAGCTCACGACGACGGCCCGCCCTGCCACCGGTCAGTCGGCGGCTGAGCTCGAAGCAGACCACTGA
- a CDS encoding VC0807 family protein: protein MTDQRRSGAVLALALDVVIPLAVFYLARGAGVNQWLALLLAALAPAAGIGWTWARQRRLDATAVFVIVSMALSLLVAFVTGDARVLPARESWLTGAVGLWILASLATGRPFLLDVAGKVSPAGVARRVDSLWAGNRVFRRWMMLASLAWGAAFLLDAVIRVAFAYTLAVDSVPAALIVLIALAQGIVMLHGRRSGALALLRNHG from the coding sequence GTGACCGATCAGCGGCGCTCCGGCGCGGTGCTCGCGCTGGCGTTGGACGTCGTCATCCCGCTGGCCGTGTTCTACCTGGCGCGCGGCGCCGGGGTGAACCAGTGGCTGGCGCTGCTGCTGGCCGCCCTCGCGCCCGCGGCCGGGATCGGCTGGACGTGGGCCAGGCAGCGCCGCCTCGACGCGACCGCCGTGTTCGTCATCGTCAGCATGGCGTTGTCGTTGCTGGTGGCGTTCGTCACCGGCGATGCCCGCGTCCTGCCGGCCCGCGAAAGCTGGCTGACCGGGGCGGTCGGGCTGTGGATCCTCGCCTCGCTGGCCACCGGGCGGCCGTTCCTGCTGGACGTGGCCGGGAAGGTCAGCCCGGCCGGCGTCGCGCGGAGGGTCGATTCGCTGTGGGCCGGCAACCGGGTGTTTCGCCGCTGGATGATGCTGGCCAGCCTCGCGTGGGGGGCGGCGTTCCTGCTGGATGCGGTGATTCGGGTGGCGTTCGCCTACACCCTCGCTGTGGACAGCGTGCCCGCGGCGCTGATCGTCCTGATCGCGCTCGCCCAGGGCATCGTGATGCTGCACGGCAGGCGCAGCGGCGCCCTGGCCCTGCTGAGGAACCATGGCTGA
- a CDS encoding SDR family NAD(P)-dependent oxidoreductase, whose product MADPRAILVTGGAHGIGAAMVRRFTAAGHQVAVADLDRGKGLDLAVQTGCHFVQADVSVLQDNQAAVAETVNRFGRLDTVCLNAATPAGQGLGDDFDAEKYHRAMRVNLDGPVYGANAAISHLRHGGGDRGGGAILITSSLAGITASPDPYYATAKHALIGLTRSLALLLQPDGITANALCPGFTDTRLVATHRDTLTGHGIAIAEPDHVAAAAEHILGTGRTGEAWNIQADQPPHAGAIPAHHAEHARCSIFKLTIPASPRPPP is encoded by the coding sequence ATGGCTGACCCGCGCGCGATCTTGGTCACCGGCGGAGCGCACGGTATCGGCGCGGCGATGGTCCGCCGCTTCACCGCCGCCGGCCACCAGGTCGCGGTGGCCGACCTCGACCGCGGTAAGGGGCTCGACCTGGCCGTGCAGACCGGCTGCCACTTCGTCCAGGCCGACGTCTCCGTCCTGCAGGACAACCAGGCCGCCGTCGCCGAGACCGTGAACCGCTTCGGCCGGCTCGACACGGTCTGTCTCAACGCCGCCACCCCCGCCGGGCAGGGCCTCGGAGACGACTTCGACGCCGAGAAGTACCACCGCGCGATGCGCGTCAACCTCGACGGCCCCGTCTACGGCGCGAACGCCGCAATATCCCACCTGCGCCATGGCGGCGGGGATAGGGGCGGCGGCGCCATCTTGATCACATCGAGCCTCGCGGGTATCACGGCGTCTCCCGACCCGTACTACGCGACGGCCAAGCACGCGCTGATCGGCCTCACCCGCTCGCTGGCGCTGCTCCTACAGCCCGATGGGATCACCGCCAACGCACTGTGCCCGGGGTTCACCGACACCCGTCTCGTCGCCACCCACCGCGACACCCTCACCGGACACGGCATCGCCATCGCCGAACCCGACCACGTCGCCGCGGCAGCGGAACACATCCTCGGCACCGGCAGGACGGGGGAAGCGTGGAACATACAGGCGGACCAACCCCCCCATGCCGGTGCAATTCCCGCGCATCACGCTGAGCATGCGAGATGTTCGATCTTCAAGCTGACCATACCGGCCAGTCCCCGCCCGCCGCCCTGA
- a CDS encoding Tn3 family transposase — MPHEYLSDEQVGRYGRFVVDPTPEELEKFFFLDGKALELAREKRRLHNRLGWSIQWGTVRMLGTFLTDSGPDAVPEVVVRYVAEQLGIEDWSSVKLYGDRQQTPYEHAWQIRDSLEYREFADIEAEIADFIASRVRKTRDSRRELFDRAVLWLIENQVLLPGITTLSRLVTEIRRIELSAINKVLTEAAPVHMRRELVGALAVPDGKKVSTLEWMRTAVTRLSGTGMSDALDRAAYVLGLGTGAVDCSAVAPVKLAELARRGMTAKAPKIKALEANRRVATLLATVRELEGTSVDDALLLFDLLMSTVLLSRASRAGDKEKLKNLPRLRIAAARLAAAWTIVMDTPQTQAEDDGGEKVTTAAEVLDHVEQVVTREQLAAAVETVLELTPLSSTEDDGYLEWRVELVDRYGTVRPFVDMLASLIPWGCTAAGSQIVAALKALPKLMAARKPGTEHIKGFEDLVTGSWRRLVFGNPNLDPPLIDRPAYTFCILEALHGALRRRDVYAVGADKWGNPRAALIEERLWVRERATVLTALGLDAEPTAHLRELAGVLDDAYKQVAAGLAANPSVSVKGGKLQMSRLEAAPEPEGFAAVHDAVAGMLPRIDYPELLLEVHGQTGMFDGFEHISGSHVRREDLDITLAALTVARSCNVGLVPVTKAGVAALTQHRLIGVEKGYFHGEGIAAASARLVDSQARIDITADWGGGLVASADGMRFVVPVRSLYARPSPLYFGRGKRSRGATWLNVVSDKVMGLGGLVVPGTLRDSLFILDAIHRLDATEQPEIIITDTGSYSDIVYGMFAVCGYQFAPRHADISDTQLWWIDTAMLEGTLTKGTKQTNGWGDFNTLGLRRVSLPAILSQWDDMVRVAGSLSTNQVRAHDLIRMMTADGRLTGLGNAFAHYGRIFKTLHLLQVLHVEEYRRMIGAQLNIGESRHFLARRVFFGNLGRLIRGYARGMEDQVGALGLGLNAITWWNSLYIDAAVKKLEAGGLGISPAIRARLSPLLFEHINFHGFYPFNRPDLGGRLRELRDPKAADKEE, encoded by the coding sequence GTGCCGCATGAGTACTTGTCTGACGAGCAGGTGGGCCGGTACGGCCGGTTCGTGGTGGACCCGACGCCGGAGGAGCTGGAGAAGTTCTTCTTCCTGGATGGCAAGGCGCTGGAGCTGGCGAGGGAGAAGCGCCGGCTGCATAACCGGCTGGGTTGGTCGATCCAATGGGGCACGGTGCGGATGCTGGGCACGTTCCTGACCGACTCCGGCCCGGACGCCGTGCCGGAGGTGGTGGTCCGGTATGTGGCCGAGCAGCTGGGGATCGAGGACTGGTCGTCGGTGAAGCTGTACGGGGACCGGCAGCAGACCCCGTACGAGCACGCGTGGCAGATCCGGGACTCGCTCGAGTACCGGGAGTTCGCCGACATCGAGGCCGAGATAGCCGACTTCATCGCCTCCCGGGTCCGCAAGACCCGTGACTCGCGGCGGGAGCTGTTCGACCGGGCGGTGCTGTGGCTGATCGAGAACCAGGTGCTGCTGCCGGGCATCACGACGCTGTCGCGGCTGGTCACCGAGATACGGCGGATCGAGCTGTCAGCGATCAACAAGGTGTTGACCGAGGCGGCGCCGGTGCATATGCGGCGGGAGCTGGTGGGCGCGCTGGCCGTGCCGGACGGCAAGAAGGTGTCGACGCTTGAGTGGATGCGTACCGCGGTGACCAGGCTGTCGGGGACGGGCATGTCGGACGCTTTGGACCGGGCGGCCTACGTGCTGGGGCTCGGGACGGGCGCGGTGGACTGTTCGGCGGTGGCGCCGGTGAAGCTGGCCGAGTTGGCCCGGCGCGGGATGACGGCCAAGGCCCCGAAGATCAAGGCGCTGGAGGCCAACCGGCGGGTCGCCACGTTGCTGGCGACGGTGCGGGAGCTGGAGGGCACCTCGGTCGACGACGCGCTGCTGTTGTTCGACTTGCTGATGTCGACGGTGCTGCTGTCGCGGGCCAGCCGGGCCGGGGACAAGGAGAAGCTGAAGAACCTGCCCCGGCTGCGGATCGCCGCTGCCCGGCTGGCAGCCGCGTGGACGATCGTGATGGACACCCCGCAGACCCAGGCCGAGGACGACGGCGGAGAGAAGGTGACCACGGCGGCGGAGGTGCTGGACCATGTCGAGCAGGTGGTGACCCGTGAGCAGTTGGCGGCCGCCGTCGAGACGGTGCTGGAGCTGACGCCGCTGTCTTCCACCGAGGACGACGGTTATCTGGAGTGGCGGGTCGAGCTGGTGGACCGGTACGGCACGGTAAGGCCGTTCGTGGACATGCTCGCCTCGCTGATCCCGTGGGGGTGTACGGCGGCCGGCTCCCAGATCGTCGCCGCGCTGAAGGCGTTGCCGAAGCTGATGGCGGCACGCAAACCCGGCACCGAGCACATCAAGGGGTTCGAGGATTTGGTGACCGGGTCGTGGCGGCGGCTGGTGTTTGGCAATCCGAATCTGGATCCGCCGCTGATCGATCGGCCTGCCTACACCTTCTGCATCCTGGAGGCATTGCATGGGGCGTTGCGGCGGCGGGATGTGTACGCGGTCGGCGCGGACAAGTGGGGTAACCCGCGGGCCGCTCTGATTGAGGAGCGGCTGTGGGTGCGTGAGCGCGCCACGGTACTGACCGCGCTTGGCCTGGACGCCGAGCCCACCGCTCACTTGCGGGAGCTGGCCGGGGTCCTGGACGATGCCTACAAGCAGGTCGCGGCCGGGCTGGCAGCCAACCCATCGGTGAGCGTCAAGGGTGGCAAGCTGCAGATGTCGCGGCTGGAGGCCGCCCCCGAACCGGAGGGGTTCGCCGCGGTGCACGACGCCGTGGCTGGGATGCTGCCGCGTATCGACTATCCCGAGCTGCTGCTGGAGGTACACGGCCAGACCGGCATGTTCGACGGGTTCGAGCACATCTCCGGCTCGCACGTGCGCCGCGAGGACCTGGACATCACCCTGGCCGCGCTCACCGTGGCGAGATCCTGCAACGTCGGCCTGGTCCCGGTGACCAAGGCCGGGGTGGCGGCGTTGACCCAGCACCGGCTGATCGGGGTGGAGAAGGGCTACTTCCACGGCGAGGGCATTGCCGCGGCCTCGGCGCGGCTCGTCGACTCCCAGGCCCGCATCGATATCACCGCCGACTGGGGCGGCGGGCTGGTCGCCTCCGCCGACGGGATGCGCTTCGTGGTGCCGGTCCGGTCGCTCTACGCTCGGCCGTCGCCGCTCTACTTCGGCCGTGGTAAACGTTCAAGGGGCGCGACCTGGCTAAACGTCGTCTCGGACAAAGTGATGGGCCTGGGTGGGCTGGTGGTGCCCGGCACGTTGCGCGACTCGCTGTTCATCCTGGACGCCATCCACCGGCTGGACGCCACTGAACAGCCGGAGATCATCATCACCGACACCGGCTCCTACTCCGACATCGTGTACGGCATGTTCGCGGTCTGCGGGTACCAGTTCGCGCCGAGGCATGCCGACATCTCCGACACCCAGCTGTGGTGGATCGACACCGCCATGCTGGAGGGCACCCTCACCAAGGGCACCAAGCAGACCAACGGGTGGGGCGACTTCAACACCCTGGGCCTGCGGCGGGTGTCGCTACCGGCCATTCTCTCCCAGTGGGATGACATGGTGCGGGTCGCCGGGTCACTGTCCACCAACCAGGTCCGCGCCCATGACCTGATCCGCATGATGACCGCCGACGGCCGCCTCACCGGCCTGGGCAACGCCTTCGCCCACTACGGCCGCATCTTCAAGACACTTCATCTGCTGCAGGTCCTCCACGTGGAGGAGTACAGAAGGATGATCGGTGCCCAGCTCAACATCGGCGAGTCCCGCCACTTCCTGGCCCGCCGCGTGTTCTTCGGCAACCTCGGCCGCCTGATCAGAGGGTACGCGCGCGGGATGGAGGACCAGGTGGGCGCGCTGGGCCTCGGGCTCAACGCGATCACGTGGTGGAACTCGCTGTACATTGACGCGGCGGTGAAGAAGCTGGAGGCCGGTGGGCTGGGCATCAGTCCCGCGATCCGCGCCCGCTTGAGCCCTCTGTTGTTCGAGCACATCAACTTCCATGGGTTCTACCCGTTCAACCGTCCTGACCTGGGCGGAAGGCTCCGCGAGCTGCGCGACCCGAAAGCCGCCGACAAAGAGGAGTGA
- a CDS encoding zinc-binding dehydrogenase, with translation MYAVRLYEFGPAENLRYEQIASPVPGEGQVRIDVQASGIHFIETTLRAGRGVGPHAAPVLPIVLGGEVAGVVSALGPDVDESWLGRRVVSTLKSYGGYAEQVVTAIGALHDLPDHMTADTAVAMITTGSTALGILDSADAKPGDVALVTSAAGGIGALLIQALHHQGVIVVGVAGGPEKVLQATLLGADIAVDYRDQQWPDAVRDALGGRELSIVFDGVGGSAGRQAFDLLGLGGRFLLHGWSSGAATRITTDDIIEHASTVTWAIGPQMLRRAGTMHELQARAIRAAADGALQPLVTRYPLNRAGDAHADLENRRAAGKIVLIP, from the coding sequence ATGTACGCAGTCAGGCTTTACGAGTTCGGGCCCGCTGAGAACCTTCGGTACGAGCAGATCGCTTCGCCGGTTCCTGGTGAGGGGCAGGTCCGAATCGACGTGCAGGCCAGCGGCATCCACTTCATCGAGACGACATTGCGGGCCGGTCGCGGAGTGGGACCTCATGCCGCCCCTGTATTGCCCATCGTTCTGGGTGGTGAGGTCGCTGGTGTCGTGAGTGCGCTGGGCCCGGACGTTGACGAGAGCTGGCTGGGCCGCCGAGTGGTCAGCACACTTAAGTCTTACGGCGGCTACGCCGAACAGGTGGTGACCGCCATCGGCGCCCTTCACGACCTCCCCGACCATATGACCGCAGACACTGCGGTAGCGATGATCACCACGGGCTCGACTGCGCTCGGGATTCTCGACAGCGCAGATGCCAAGCCCGGGGATGTCGCGCTGGTCACCTCGGCCGCCGGTGGCATCGGCGCCCTGCTCATACAGGCTCTGCACCACCAGGGCGTCATTGTCGTCGGCGTGGCCGGCGGGCCGGAAAAAGTTCTGCAAGCCACGTTGCTGGGCGCCGACATCGCTGTCGACTACCGTGACCAACAATGGCCGGACGCGGTGCGCGACGCCCTTGGCGGCAGAGAACTCAGCATCGTGTTCGACGGCGTCGGAGGGTCCGCGGGCCGCCAAGCCTTCGACCTGCTCGGCCTTGGCGGGAGATTCCTCCTGCACGGCTGGTCATCGGGGGCCGCCACCCGCATCACCACTGATGACATCATCGAGCACGCCAGCACCGTCACCTGGGCGATCGGCCCACAGATGCTGCGACGTGCCGGCACCATGCACGAACTGCAAGCCCGCGCGATCCGAGCAGCCGCCGATGGTGCACTCCAACCGTTGGTCACCCGCTACCCCCTCAACCGTGCCGGCGACGCACACGCCGACCTGGAGAACCGCCGTGCGGCGGGAAAGATCGTCCTTATCCCTTAG
- a CDS encoding DHA2 family efflux MFS transporter permease subunit, translating into MSTVTATPRTAGTTPGLAGILTVVIIGSIMSVLDVTIVNVAVHPLAVAFDAPLATVQWVATGYTLALVAVIPVAAWAMGRFGVKRSYLTAIVLFTVGSALASLSWNIETLVLFRVMQGLGGGLLMPVGMAMVIRAADRERMGGAMALLGIPVLIGPVSGPILGGWLIDAASWHWIFLVNLPVGAVALVLAVRLLRRDEPQPVRRLDVPGLLMLSPGLALLIYGLSAGGERGDFTAPGAILPAVAGLLLTAGFVARGVTARHPLLRLRLFRDRTFAAGLATMVLFPCGYFGSMLLTPMYYQTVRGLSATQSGLLGVPLAVAVGVSMQIATRRIDKVSPRLVIVSGIAVATLGLSLFAAQLGADAPYWRLCAAMLVMGVGVGMTMMPVNTTATRGLAPDDVPSGSTLANIVSQVGISIGTALLSVVLASNTMGSAGGAKQAVAFQHTYWWAVALLALAVVPALLLPSRRRRPGVPSVSASTAPPPHSVIPSKRSLR; encoded by the coding sequence ATGAGTACCGTCACCGCAACCCCCCGGACCGCCGGAACCACTCCGGGCCTGGCCGGCATCCTCACCGTCGTCATCATCGGTTCGATCATGTCCGTACTGGACGTCACCATCGTCAACGTCGCCGTGCATCCGCTGGCAGTGGCGTTCGACGCGCCGCTCGCCACCGTCCAGTGGGTGGCCACCGGCTACACCCTCGCTCTCGTCGCCGTCATCCCGGTGGCCGCCTGGGCGATGGGCCGTTTCGGTGTCAAGCGCAGCTACCTCACCGCGATAGTCCTGTTCACCGTCGGCTCCGCGCTGGCCTCGCTGTCGTGGAACATCGAGACGCTGGTGCTGTTTCGGGTGATGCAGGGGCTCGGCGGCGGCCTGCTGATGCCGGTCGGCATGGCAATGGTCATCCGGGCCGCGGATCGGGAGCGGATGGGCGGGGCGATGGCGCTGCTCGGCATCCCGGTGCTGATCGGGCCGGTGAGCGGGCCGATCCTGGGCGGCTGGCTGATCGACGCCGCGTCCTGGCACTGGATCTTCCTGGTCAACCTGCCCGTCGGCGCGGTGGCCCTGGTGCTGGCGGTGCGCCTGTTGCGGCGCGACGAGCCGCAGCCGGTGCGGCGGCTGGACGTGCCGGGTCTGCTGATGTTGTCGCCGGGCCTGGCCCTGCTGATCTATGGCCTGTCCGCCGGCGGCGAGCGTGGCGACTTCACCGCGCCGGGGGCCATACTGCCCGCCGTCGCGGGACTGCTGCTGACCGCTGGGTTCGTCGCCCGTGGCGTGACCGCCCGTCATCCGCTGTTGCGCCTGCGCCTGTTTCGCGACCGCACGTTTGCCGCAGGTCTCGCCACGATGGTGCTGTTCCCCTGCGGCTACTTCGGCTCGATGTTGCTGACGCCGATGTACTACCAGACGGTCCGGGGGCTGAGCGCCACCCAATCCGGCCTGCTGGGCGTCCCGCTGGCCGTCGCCGTCGGTGTTTCGATGCAGATCGCCACCAGGCGGATCGACAAGGTGTCCCCGCGGCTGGTGATCGTCTCCGGCATCGCGGTGGCCACGCTCGGCCTGTCGTTGTTCGCCGCTCAACTCGGGGCGGATGCGCCCTATTGGCGGTTGTGCGCGGCGATGCTGGTCATGGGAGTCGGCGTCGGCATGACGATGATGCCGGTCAACACGACGGCGACCCGCGGGCTGGCCCCCGACGACGTTCCGTCCGGCAGCACCCTGGCGAACATCGTCTCCCAGGTCGGGATATCGATCGGCACAGCGCTGCTGTCGGTGGTGCTGGCGTCGAACACGATGGGTTCGGCGGGCGGCGCGAAGCAGGCTGTTGCGTTCCAGCACACCTACTGGTGGGCGGTGGCACTGCTGGCTCTCGCGGTGGTGCCGGCACTGCTGCTGCCCTCGCGGCGGCGGCGCCCCGGCGTCCCATCAGTTTCGGCATCGACAGCTCCGCCCCCGCACTCGGTGATTCCGAGCAAGCGCAGCCTCAGATGA
- a CDS encoding NADPH-dependent FMN reductase, protein MSHTVRTNEAAGDAALRVAVIVGSARGGRAGLSVTEWFTRHVSHRTDIELDVVDVASLDLPVSMPGWDGLPAPAPETQAALAGVTPRLAAAEAFVVVTPEYNHSFPASLKNLIDWHYTQWQAKPIGFVSYGGLGGGLRAVEQLRQVFAELHAMTVRDSVSLHGPWSGLGADGRPLDAAVCEGAAKNMVDQVLWWGRALRTARAEHPYGK, encoded by the coding sequence ATGTCTCACACCGTCCGCACCAATGAGGCCGCCGGCGATGCCGCGCTACGGGTCGCCGTCATCGTCGGAAGCGCCCGCGGTGGCCGCGCCGGCCTGTCGGTCACCGAGTGGTTCACCCGCCATGTGAGCCACCGCACCGACATCGAGTTGGACGTCGTCGACGTCGCCAGCCTGGATCTTCCCGTATCCATGCCCGGCTGGGACGGCCTCCCCGCCCCCGCCCCAGAGACCCAGGCCGCTCTCGCCGGAGTCACCCCGCGGCTGGCCGCCGCCGAGGCCTTCGTCGTCGTCACACCCGAGTACAACCACAGCTTTCCGGCCTCGCTGAAGAACCTCATCGACTGGCACTACACCCAGTGGCAGGCCAAACCGATCGGCTTTGTCTCTTACGGCGGGCTGGGCGGTGGGCTTCGCGCCGTCGAGCAGCTTCGGCAGGTCTTCGCCGAGCTGCACGCCATGACCGTGCGCGACTCCGTCAGCCTGCACGGGCCCTGGTCCGGGCTGGGCGCGGACGGCAGGCCGCTCGACGCGGCGGTGTGCGAGGGTGCCGCTAAGAACATGGTCGACCAGGTGTTGTGGTGGGGCCGTGCGTTGCGCACCGCCCGCGCCGAGCACCCGTACGGTAAGTGA
- a CDS encoding TetR/AcrR family transcriptional regulator, whose product MTSMDSTNKTTTAQPPRGRVDKAAAIVQAACRVFGRDGYSRAGIDTIAAEAGASTRTLYNHFPGGKEELFRSVMQWSSGQVRDEQLAQLRRYLDLERPPRPDDLERDLLALARAWVGLMTDFRDHFSLVRHISAEARHVPAEVLDAWQEAGPRAVGRELTSAMAALDGRGLIDVHGDPAQASVHFMALISTEITQRSYWGVSPLPQEEADRLTAAGVRAFLRAYGSAG is encoded by the coding sequence ATGACCAGCATGGACTCCACGAACAAGACAACGACGGCACAGCCGCCGCGGGGCCGGGTGGACAAGGCGGCGGCGATCGTACAGGCCGCCTGCAGGGTCTTCGGACGGGACGGCTACTCCCGGGCCGGCATCGACACGATCGCCGCTGAGGCCGGCGCCTCGACTCGCACCCTCTACAACCACTTCCCGGGCGGGAAGGAGGAGTTGTTCCGCTCCGTCATGCAGTGGAGTTCGGGGCAGGTCAGGGACGAGCAGCTCGCGCAGCTGCGGAGGTACCTGGATCTGGAGCGCCCGCCGCGCCCCGATGACCTTGAGCGCGACCTGCTCGCTCTGGCCCGCGCCTGGGTCGGCCTGATGACGGACTTCCGCGACCACTTCTCGCTGGTGCGGCACATCTCCGCGGAGGCCAGGCACGTCCCGGCCGAGGTCCTGGACGCCTGGCAGGAGGCCGGGCCGCGCGCGGTGGGCCGTGAGCTGACCTCCGCCATGGCAGCGTTGGACGGCCGTGGCCTGATCGACGTCCACGGCGACCCGGCCCAGGCCTCCGTCCATTTCATGGCGTTGATCTCAACCGAGATCACGCAACGGTCCTACTGGGGTGTCAGCCCGCTTCCGCAGGAGGAGGCCGACCGGCTGACCGCCGCCGGGGTCCGGGCCTTCCTGCGGGCGTATGGCTCCGCAGGCTGA